The segment GCACGATGAGCGAACCCTTCCAGGTCCCCACGCACATGTTGCCGTGGATCATGAAGCAGACGCCACCGAACATGTTTTTCTCGGTGTAGCCCGGATGCGGTGAAAGCAGAGGCCGTATCCGGCCGGCCAACGTGTTGTCGCTCATCTTGACCCGCCTTCCGGCAAATATGGTCGCTTTCGTTCCAGTTTAATCATTATCATTCCTCAATATAAGTCGACATCAGTTACTTCAACATGGTATCGCGATTCCAACGCGATTCCAACACGATTCAAGGAGAGACGCACAAATGGTAAACCTGGTCATTCGTGAATGCGAACCCGAAGACGTGGAAGCCGTTCATCAGCTGGACCTGGACTGGGAATCCGAAGGGGTAACATACGGTTTCGGACCTAGTTCTCCAGACGAAATAAGGGAAGCCCTGGGACCCTATTTGCTCGTGGCCGTCGCAGAGGACGAAGTCATCGGGTACAGCCGCGGCGAGGTCCACGTCAGCCGCGACCTGTGTATATTCGAAGAGGGGGAGCAACACCTCGAAATATACGATCTGTACGTCAGGGAACCCTTCCGAAGCGCGGGAATCGGCGGCAAGCTGGTTGAACGCATGAAGGAGATTGCCGGGCGGAACGGCATCCGGCGGTTCCGCGTACACTCGGCCACCATGGACCTGGACCGTGTGCTCAGGTTCTACCGGAATCACGGCTTTAAGACGTGGTGCCTGGAGATGTTCATATGAAGTCGGACGACGCAATATGATGAAGTTTATATCTCCGTAATTGATGTTGACTATCAAAAACGAACAGTTCATTTTGTGAAACTATTGCTCGAAACGTATCCGGGAGTCTTCCGTTGACCAGCATGCTTCGCGGTCTCATAGCATTCACAACGACCCTGTCGCTGTTCGTACTGTTCTCGTGCGGGAAAGACGGTCCCACGGAACCGCCGGCGCAGGTGCCTGCCACAATCAACCTGTCTTCATACGAAGTCTCGCTTACCGCCGTCGGCCAGATGATCCAAATCACTGCCACGGTACTGGACCAGGAAAGCAGGATAATTCCGGGCGCGTCGGTTACCTGGTCGAGCAGCAATCCCAACGTTGCCAGGATCGACCCGGGTGGAACGGTAACCGCGGCATCGAACGGATCTGCACAGATCACCGCTTCGTTCGATCAGGCCAGGGCGACCGCGTCGGTCAGCGTCCGGCAGGAGCCGGCAAGTATCGCCATCACACCGGCATCCGCGACGCTGACGACGGTCGGCGAGACCGTTCAACTGGAAGCCGTGGTGTACGATAGCGGTGACACGGTCATCCCCGGCGCAACGATAGTCTGGACCAGCAGTCTTCCCGCCGTCGCAACGGTCGGCGCCAACGGACTGGTGACCGCGGTTTCCGACGGGACCACGCAGATCAACGCCGCATCGGGCACCGCGACGATGGTGGCCACGGTCTCGGTCTTCTTCCCTCCTGAGGCGTTCAGTATCACCCTCGATATTTCTTCCGCCACGCTGACCGAAGTCGGACAGACCCTTCAGCTGGCGGCCAAGGTGTACGATATCGATGGCGAGGCCATCCCCGGCGCGCCGGTGACATGGTCCAGCAGCAACCCCGCGGTGGCCACGGTCGATGAAACCGGGTTGGTTACCGCGGTGTTTAACGGTACCACGCAGATCACCGCCACATCGGGCGACGCCAGGGAATCCGCGCGGATTTCCGTCGACATCAGCGGCACCGGACCCCGGCCCTCGGTCGATCGGGAAGCGCTGATCGCCTTCTACAACGAAACGGGTGGACCGGACTGGACGAACCGTTCGAACTGGGTGAGCAACACGCCCATCGGGACCTGGTACGGGGTTTCCGCGGATGGCGACGGGCGGGTGGTCGGACTGCGCCTGAGAGACAACAACCTCTCGGGGTCGATGCCCGCGGACCTGCGACACCTGGGTGAGCTGAAGACTATGGACCTGGGTCTGAACCGGTTGACGGGAGGGCTACCGCCTGAACTTGGACATTTGCTGAAACTGGCCGAGTTGTCGCTGGACGGGAATCAACTGACGGGCAGCATTCCGGCCGAACTGGCCGACATGGTCAACCTGGTGTCATTGAATCTAGGCGCCAACCGGATATCGGGTGGTATTCCGCCTGAACTGGGCCGGCTGGGCAGACTGAAAGCCATGCATCTCCAGGAGAACGATCTGACGGGTGGCATTCCTCCCGAACTCGGCCGACTAACCGCGCTCGAAACCATCAGGCTCGACAACAACCGGCTGTCCGGCGCTGTTTCCCCGGCGTTCGGACAGTGGACCAGACTAACTCATCTCGGTTTGCACGACAATCAACTGACGGGCACCATTCCCCCCGAACTCGGGCAACTTACAAGTCTCGTCGGGTTCGAACTGCACAACAATCAACTGTCCGGAGGTGTGCCCTCCGAATTGGGCCATCTCACCACCATGCGATCGCTTCATCTTAGAAACAACCGCGGTATGGCCGGTCCGTTGCCCCTGTCGCTGACCGGCGTAAGCCTGACCAGCCTGTCGCTGGATTCCACCCAGTTGTGCGTACCACCGGATTCCGCGTTTCAGACCTGGTTGGCGCGCATAGCAGAGGTGTCGGGCGTTACTGAATGCTCGCCGTGACGCGTTTATGAACCATCCAGTAAGGGTATCGTATAGATGAGGTTCGCTCCCGGGTCTCGCTTCCTGCCCCTTTTCGTGGGTCTGGCCCTAACGCTGTCCCTGCAGCCCGCCTGCCTGACGAATCCCTCGGGTCCGCCGACGCAGGAACCCACTACGATCACGCTGTCGACCTACCGGATCGTGTTCACGGCCGTCAACGACCATGTGCGTATCGACGCCACGGTGCTGGACCAGGACAGCAGGGTGATCGCCGACGCCACGGTGAACTGGCGCAGCGCGGACAACAGCGTGGCCCGGGTGACCGACCGGGGCGTGGTGACGGCCGCGGGAGCCGGAACGACGCAGATCACCGTCTCATC is part of the Gemmatimonadota bacterium genome and harbors:
- a CDS encoding GNAT family N-acetyltransferase, with amino-acid sequence MVNLVIRECEPEDVEAVHQLDLDWESEGVTYGFGPSSPDEIREALGPYLLVAVAEDEVIGYSRGEVHVSRDLCIFEEGEQHLEIYDLYVREPFRSAGIGGKLVERMKEIAGRNGIRRFRVHSATMDLDRVLRFYRNHGFKTWCLEMFI